AAGGAGGGCCGAAGCAGTCGGGGAGGGGGTCGAAGTCGCAGGAGAACGCGGAGGGCCGAAGCGAGAGCAGGCGGCGCGCGGAGCGTCCGCCCTCGTTACTCCTCCCGGCCGACGGCACGCCAGTCTCGCGTCGAGCGTGGCGTCGAACCCCATCGAACCCTGAAACCGCGAACACCGTATACAAACGTCCAGAGTTGCTGGTCTCGCAAGCGCGGAAAAGATTTATACATTCGCGTAAATTTCCGCACGACCAACTTTTTAACACATCGGGCGCAACCACGACTCGATGGTCGAGGCGTTCGCGGTTGCGAGCGGGAAAGGCGGAACCGGCAAGACCACGACGACGGTGGCGCTCGGGATGGCGCTGGCCGAGGAGTACGACGTGACCGTCGTGGACGCCGACACCGGGATGGCCAACCTTCTCTTTCACACCGGCCTGACCGACGCCGACACGACGCTTCACGACCTGCTGGTCGCGGACGCCGACGCCGCCGTCTCCGACGCGGTGTACGACCGGTTCGGCATGTCGGTGGTCCCCTGCGGGACGAGTCTCGCGGCGTTCGAGGACGCCGACCCCGACCGACTCCGCTCGGTGGTCGCCGAACTCGCCGCCGACACCGACGTTCTCCTGCTGGACTCGCCCGCGGCGCTCGGATCCAAGAGCGCGGTCCTGCCGGTCGTCCTCGCGGACCGCGCGGTCGTCGTCCTCCAACCGACGATTCCGGCGCTCAGCGACGGTCTCAAAGTTCAGGAGTACGCCCACTCCTACGGCACTGGAACCGCGGGCGTCGTCTTCAACAAGGTCCACGACCCCGAGGAGGCCGCGGGCGTTGCCGAGAAGACCGAACGCTACTTCGAGGGACCGACGCTGGCGAGCGTGCCCGATTCGGACGCCGCGCGCGCGGCCCGGCGCGAGGGCGTCCCCCTGCTCGCTCACGCGCCCGACAGCGAGGCGGCCCGCGCCTACCGCGAGGCGGCCGCGAATCTGGACGTGCGAGCGGGCGAATCGGACGCCGTGGCCGACCGCTTCCGGAGCGCCGTGATTCCCGACTCGCCATGACCTCCGGGAACTCCCTCGCGTCCGACCCGCCCGATTCCCTCGCGCTCTCGGACCTGCCCGACGGCACCCTCGTCCGCTCGCGGGTCGAGTCCGACCCGACCGCGCCGCTCTCGGCGGCGCTCGACGGCGAGGTGACGGGCTACGCCGTCTTCGAACCGCAGGACGCGCTCCTGCTGGACGCCGACGGCGCGGGCGTGGTGGCGTTCGAGGACGGGGTGCCCCGCTTCGCGTACCACACCGGCACGGGCCGGGGCGGTCCGGCAGCGCTGGCCGACCTCGTGGTTCCGGGACCGTACGACGTGGCGCTCCGAGAGACCGACGCCAAGGTGCTTCGGGAGTTCGCGGCGGTCGAACGGGCGGACCTCCGCGTCTCGCCCGGCGTCGTCGCCGACCGACTCGCTGGCAATTCGGACCTCGCCGAGCGCGTGCGGGCGGCCGCGCCGCCGGAGGGCCACTCCA
This genomic stretch from Halorussus pelagicus harbors:
- a CDS encoding nucleotide-binding protein, whose protein sequence is MVEAFAVASGKGGTGKTTTTVALGMALAEEYDVTVVDADTGMANLLFHTGLTDADTTLHDLLVADADAAVSDAVYDRFGMSVVPCGTSLAAFEDADPDRLRSVVAELAADTDVLLLDSPAALGSKSAVLPVVLADRAVVVLQPTIPALSDGLKVQEYAHSYGTGTAGVVFNKVHDPEEAAGVAEKTERYFEGPTLASVPDSDAARAARREGVPLLAHAPDSEAARAYREAAANLDVRAGESDAVADRFRSAVIPDSP